From the genome of Globicephala melas chromosome 11, mGloMel1.2, whole genome shotgun sequence, one region includes:
- the VARS1 gene encoding valine--tRNA ligase isoform X5, protein MPDSYSPQYVEAAWYPWWEQQGFFRPEYGRSSVSAPNPRGIFMMCIPPPNVTGSLHLGHALTNAIQDSLTRWHRMRGETTLWNPGCDHAGIATQVVVEKKLWREQGLSRHQLGREAFLREVWKWKEEKGDRIYHQLKKLGSSLDWNRACFTMDPKLSAAVTEAFVQLHEEGVIYRSTRLVNWSCTLNSAISDIEVDKKELTGRTLLSVPGYKEKVEFGVLVSFAYKVQGSDSDEEVLVATTRIETMLGDVAVAVHPKDPRYQHLKGKSVTHPFVPRSLPVIFDDFVDMEFGTGAVKITPAHDQNDYEVGQRHGLEAISIMDAQGALVNVPPPFLGLPRFEARKAVLAALKERGLFRGTEDNPMVVPLCNRSKDVVEPLLRPQWYVRCGEMAQAASAAVTRGDLRILPEAHQRTWHAWMDNIRDWCISRQLWWGHRIPAYFVTVSDPAVPPGEDPDGRYWVSGRTKAEALEKAAEEFGVSPDKISLQQDEDVLDTWFSSGLFPFSILGWPNQSEDLSVFYPGTLLETGHDILFFWVARMVMLGLKLTGRLPFREVYLHAIVRDAHGRKMSKSLGNVIDPLDVIHGVSLQGLHDQLLNSNLDPSEVEKAKEGQKADFPAGIPECGTDALRFGLCAYTSQGRDINLDVNRILGYRHFCNKLWNATKFALRGLGKDFVPSPTSEPGGRGSLVDRWIRSRLTEAVRLSNQGFQAYDFPAVTTAQYSFWLYELCDVYLECLKPVLSGVDQVAAEHARQTLYTCLDVGLRLLSPFMPFVTEELFQRLPRRTPQAPPSLCVTSYPEPSECSWKDPEAEGAFELALSITRAVRSLRADYNLTRIRPDCEPQAPVSPVPSAHSGTRVQCGCLVSFLPPTQVSWKWLMRPQAPWHQQCRAMCRRWPARLQGLVDPARELGKLQAKRSEAQRQAQRLRERRAASGYAVKVPLKVQEADEAKLQQTEAELRKVDEAISLFQKML, encoded by the exons ATGCCTGACTCCTACAGCCCTCAGTATGTGGAGGCTGCCTGGTACCCTTGGTGGGAGCAGCAGGGCTTCTTCAGGCCCGAGTATGGG CGTTCCAGTGTGTCAGCACCAAATCCTCGGGGCATCTTCATGATGTGCATTCCACCCCCCAACGTGACAGGCTCTCTGCACCTGGGCCACGCGCTCACCAACGCCATCCAGGACTCCCTGACCCGATG GCACCGCATGCGCGGGGAGACCACCCTGTGGAATCCTGGCTGTGACCACGCGGGCATTGCCACCCAGGTGGTGGTGGAGAAGAAACTCTGGCGGGAGCAGGGGCTGAGTCGGCACCAGCTGGGCCGAGAGGCCTTTCTGCGGGAGGTCTGGAAGTGGAAGGAGGA GAAAGGTGACCGGATTTACCACCAGCTGAAGAAGCTTGGCAGCTCCTTGGACTGGAATCGAGCCTGTTTCACCATGGATCCT AAACTGTCAGCAGCCGTGACGGAGGCCTTTGTCCAGCTCCATGAGGAAGGAGTCATCTACCGTAGTACCCGCCTTGTCAACTGGTCCTGCACCCTCAACTCTGCCATCTCGGACATCGAG GTGGATAAGAAGGAGTTGACAGGCCGCACACTGCTCTCTGTGCCTGGCTACAAGGAGAAGGTGGAGTTTGGGGTCCTCGTCTCCTTTGCTTACAAGGTCCAAGGCTCAG ACAGCGACGAGGAGGTGCTGGTGGCAACAACTCGGATTGAGACGATGCTGGGAGACGTGGCCGTAGCCGTGCACCCCAAAGACCCCAGATACCAG CACCTGAAGGGGAAGAGCGTGACCCACCCGTTCGTGCCTCGGAGCCTCCCCGTCATCTTCGATGATTTTGTGGACATGGAGTTCGGCACAG GCGCGGTGAAGATCACCCCTGCACACGACCAGAATGACTATGAGGTTGGGCAGCGGCATGGGCTGGAGGCCATCAGCATCATGGACGCCCAAGGGGCCCTTGTCAACGTGCCCCCACCTTTCCTG GGCCTGCCCAGGTTTGAGGCCAGAAAGGCAGTGTTGGCGGCGCTGAAGGAGCGGGGACTGTTCCGTGGCACTGAGGACAACCCCATGGTGGTGCCACTTTGCAA CCGCTCCAAGGATGTGGTGGAGCCTCTCCTGCGGCCGCAGTGGTACGTGCGCTGTGGGGAGATGGCCCAGGCCGCCAGCGCTGCTGTGACACGGGGCGACCTCCGCATCCTGCCCGAGGCCCATCAACGCACATGGCATGCCTGGATGGACAACATCAG GGACTGGTGCATCTCCCGGCAGCTGTGGTGGGGCCATCGCATTCCAGCCTATTTCGTCACTGTCAGTGACCCAGCTGTACCCCCAGGGGAG GACCCTGATGGGCGGTACTGGGTGAGCGGGCGCACCAAGGCCGAGGCTCTGGAGAAGGCAGCCGAGGAGTTCGGAGTGTCCCCGGACAAGATCAGTCTCCAGCAAG ATGAAGACGTACTGGACACCTGGTTCTCCTCTGGCCTCTTCCCCTTCTCCATCCTGGGCTGGCCCAACCAG TCAGAAGATCTGAGTGTGTTCTACCCGGGGACGCTGCTGGAGACGGGCCACGATATCCTCTTCTTCTGGGTGGCCAGGATGGTCATGCTTGGCCTGAAGCTCACTGGCAGGCTGCCCTTCAGAGAG GTCTACCTCCACGCCATCGTGCGGGATGCCCACGGCCGGAAGATGAGCAAGTCTCTAGGCAACGTCATTGACCCCCTGGACGTTATCCACGGAGTCTCCCTGCAG GGCCTCCACGACCAGTTACTGAACAGCAACCTGGATCCCAGCGAGGTGGAAAAGGCTAAAGAAGGGCAG AAGGCAGATTTCCCGGCGGGGATCCCTGAGTGTGGCACCGATGCTCTCCGGTTTGGACTGTGCGCCTACACGTCCCAGG GCCGTGACATCAACCTGGATGTGAACCGGATATTGGGATACCGCCATTTCTGCAACAAGCTCTGGAACGCCACCAAGTTTGCCCTCCGTGGCCTTGGGAAGGATTTTGTGCCCTCACCCACCTCTGAG CCTGGAGGCCGCGGGAGCCTGGTGGACCGCTGGATCCGCAGCCGGCTGACCGAAGCTGTGAGGCTCAGCAACCAGGGTTTCCAGGCCTACGACTTCCCAGCTGTCACCACCGCCCAGTACAGCTTCTGGCTCTACGAGCTCTGTGATGTGTACCTG gagtGCCTGAAGCCTGTGCTGAGTGGGGTGGACCAGGTGGCGGCTGAGCACGCCCGCCAGACCCTCTACACCTGCCTGGACGTCGGCCTGCGGCTGCTCTCGCCCTTCATGCCCTTTGTGACCGAGGAGCTGTTCCAGAGGCTGCCCCGGCGCACGCCACAAGCTCCCCCTAGCCTCTGCGTTACCTCCTACCCGGAGCCCTCGGAG TGCTCCTGGAAGGACCCTGAGGCGGAAGGCGCCTTCGAGCTGGCCCTGAGCATCACTCGAGCCGTGCGCTCCCTGCGTGCCGACTACAACCTCACCCGGATCCGGCCCGACTGTGAGCCTCAGGCCCCCGTGTCCCCCGTCCCCTCAGCCCACTCTGGGACCCGTGTCCAGTGTGGCTGTCTcgtctcctttctccctcccacgCAGGTTTCCTGGAAGTGGCTGATGAGGCCACAGGCGCCCTGGCATCAGCAGTGTCGGGCTATGTGCAGACGCTGGCCAGCGCGG CTGCAGGGCCTGGTAGACCCGGCCCGGGAGCTGGGCAAACTGCAGGCCAAGCGCAGTGAGGCACAGCGGCAGGCCCAGCGTCTACGGGAACGCCGCGCTGCCTCGGGCTACGCTGTCAAGGTGCCCCTCAAAGTCCAGGAGGCAGATGAAGCCAAG CTCCAGCAGACAGAAGCAGAGCTCAGGAAGGTCGATGAGGCCATCTCCCTATTTCAGAAGATGCTGTGA
- the VARS1 gene encoding valine--tRNA ligase isoform X1: protein MSVLYVSPHPDAFPSLRALIAARYGEHGEGPGWGGAHPRICLQPPPTSRSPFPPPRLPALEQGPGGLWVWGATAVAQLLWPAGLGGPGGSRAAVLVQQWVSYADTELIPAACGATLPALGLRSSGQDPQAALAALGRALSPLEEWLRLHTYLAGEAPTLADLAAVTALLLPFRYVLDPSARRIWGNVTRWFITCVQQPEFRAVLGEVAVYSGARPLSQQPGSEVPAPPKTAAQLKKEAKKREKLEKFQQKQKVQQQQPPPGEQKKPKPEKREKRDPGVITYDLPTPPGEKKDVSGTMPDSYSPQYVEAAWYPWWEQQGFFRPEYGRSSVSAPNPRGIFMMCIPPPNVTGSLHLGHALTNAIQDSLTRWHRMRGETTLWNPGCDHAGIATQVVVEKKLWREQGLSRHQLGREAFLREVWKWKEEKGDRIYHQLKKLGSSLDWNRACFTMDPKLSAAVTEAFVQLHEEGVIYRSTRLVNWSCTLNSAISDIEVDKKELTGRTLLSVPGYKEKVEFGVLVSFAYKVQGSDSDEEVLVATTRIETMLGDVAVAVHPKDPRYQHLKGKSVTHPFVPRSLPVIFDDFVDMEFGTGAVKITPAHDQNDYEVGQRHGLEAISIMDAQGALVNVPPPFLGLPRFEARKAVLAALKERGLFRGTEDNPMVVPLCNRSKDVVEPLLRPQWYVRCGEMAQAASAAVTRGDLRILPEAHQRTWHAWMDNIRDWCISRQLWWGHRIPAYFVTVSDPAVPPGEDPDGRYWVSGRTKAEALEKAAEEFGVSPDKISLQQDEDVLDTWFSSGLFPFSILGWPNQSEDLSVFYPGTLLETGHDILFFWVARMVMLGLKLTGRLPFREVYLHAIVRDAHGRKMSKSLGNVIDPLDVIHGVSLQGLHDQLLNSNLDPSEVEKAKEGQKADFPAGIPECGTDALRFGLCAYTSQGRDINLDVNRILGYRHFCNKLWNATKFALRGLGKDFVPSPTSEPGGRGSLVDRWIRSRLTEAVRLSNQGFQAYDFPAVTTAQYSFWLYELCDVYLECLKPVLSGVDQVAAEHARQTLYTCLDVGLRLLSPFMPFVTEELFQRLPRRTPQAPPSLCVTSYPEPSECSWKDPEAEGAFELALSITRAVRSLRADYNLTRIRPDCEPQAPVSPVPSAHSGTRVQCGCLVSFLPPTQVSWKWLMRPQAPWHQQCRAMCRRWPARLQGLVDPARELGKLQAKRSEAQRQAQRLRERRAASGYAVKVPLKVQEADEAKLQQTEAELRKVDEAISLFQKML from the exons atgtccgttctctacgtctctCCTCACCCCGATGCCTTCCCCAGCCTCCGAGCCCTTATAGCTGCTCGCTACGGGGAGCATGGGGAGGGTCCGGGATGGGGAGGAGCCCACCCCCGCATCTGTCTCCAGCCGCCCCCGACCAGCAGGAGTCCCTTTCCGCCACCCCGCCTGCCCGCCCTGGAACAGGGGCCCGGTGGGCTCTGGGTGTGGGGggccactgctgtggcccagctgCTGTGGCCAGCAGGCCTGGGGGGCCCTGGGGGTAGTCGGGCAGCCGTCCTCGTCCAACAGTGGGTCAGTTACGCAGACACGGAGCTGATACCAGCTGCCTGTGGGGCAACGCTGCCAGCCTTGGGACTCCGAAGCTCTGGCCAGGACCCCCAG GCTGCACTTGCGGCCCTCGGCAGGGCCCTGAGCCCCTTGGAAGAGTGGCTTCGGCTGCACACCTACTTGGCTGGAGAGGCCCCCACTCTGGCTGACCTGGCGGCTGTCACAGCTTTGCTGCTGCCTTTCCGTTAT GTCCTGGACCCCTCTGCCCGCCGGATTTGGGGTAATGTCACTCGCTGGTTTATCACATGTGTCCAGCAGCCAGAATTCCGGGCCGTGCTGGGAGAGGTGGCTGTGTATTCAGGGGCCAGGCCTCTCTCCCAACAGCCAG GCTCTGAGGTCCCTGCACCCCCAAAGACAGCTGCTCAACTcaagaaagaggcaaagaaacGGGAGAAGCTAGAGAAATTCCAACAGAAGCAGAAGGTCCAACAGCAGCAGCCACCCCCTGGGGAG CAGAAGAAGCCAAAaccagagaagagggagaaacgGGATCCTGGGGTCATTACCTATGACCTCCCAACCCCACCTGGAGAAAAGAAAG aTGTCAGTGGCACCATGCCTGACTCCTACAGCCCTCAGTATGTGGAGGCTGCCTGGTACCCTTGGTGGGAGCAGCAGGGCTTCTTCAGGCCCGAGTATGGG CGTTCCAGTGTGTCAGCACCAAATCCTCGGGGCATCTTCATGATGTGCATTCCACCCCCCAACGTGACAGGCTCTCTGCACCTGGGCCACGCGCTCACCAACGCCATCCAGGACTCCCTGACCCGATG GCACCGCATGCGCGGGGAGACCACCCTGTGGAATCCTGGCTGTGACCACGCGGGCATTGCCACCCAGGTGGTGGTGGAGAAGAAACTCTGGCGGGAGCAGGGGCTGAGTCGGCACCAGCTGGGCCGAGAGGCCTTTCTGCGGGAGGTCTGGAAGTGGAAGGAGGA GAAAGGTGACCGGATTTACCACCAGCTGAAGAAGCTTGGCAGCTCCTTGGACTGGAATCGAGCCTGTTTCACCATGGATCCT AAACTGTCAGCAGCCGTGACGGAGGCCTTTGTCCAGCTCCATGAGGAAGGAGTCATCTACCGTAGTACCCGCCTTGTCAACTGGTCCTGCACCCTCAACTCTGCCATCTCGGACATCGAG GTGGATAAGAAGGAGTTGACAGGCCGCACACTGCTCTCTGTGCCTGGCTACAAGGAGAAGGTGGAGTTTGGGGTCCTCGTCTCCTTTGCTTACAAGGTCCAAGGCTCAG ACAGCGACGAGGAGGTGCTGGTGGCAACAACTCGGATTGAGACGATGCTGGGAGACGTGGCCGTAGCCGTGCACCCCAAAGACCCCAGATACCAG CACCTGAAGGGGAAGAGCGTGACCCACCCGTTCGTGCCTCGGAGCCTCCCCGTCATCTTCGATGATTTTGTGGACATGGAGTTCGGCACAG GCGCGGTGAAGATCACCCCTGCACACGACCAGAATGACTATGAGGTTGGGCAGCGGCATGGGCTGGAGGCCATCAGCATCATGGACGCCCAAGGGGCCCTTGTCAACGTGCCCCCACCTTTCCTG GGCCTGCCCAGGTTTGAGGCCAGAAAGGCAGTGTTGGCGGCGCTGAAGGAGCGGGGACTGTTCCGTGGCACTGAGGACAACCCCATGGTGGTGCCACTTTGCAA CCGCTCCAAGGATGTGGTGGAGCCTCTCCTGCGGCCGCAGTGGTACGTGCGCTGTGGGGAGATGGCCCAGGCCGCCAGCGCTGCTGTGACACGGGGCGACCTCCGCATCCTGCCCGAGGCCCATCAACGCACATGGCATGCCTGGATGGACAACATCAG GGACTGGTGCATCTCCCGGCAGCTGTGGTGGGGCCATCGCATTCCAGCCTATTTCGTCACTGTCAGTGACCCAGCTGTACCCCCAGGGGAG GACCCTGATGGGCGGTACTGGGTGAGCGGGCGCACCAAGGCCGAGGCTCTGGAGAAGGCAGCCGAGGAGTTCGGAGTGTCCCCGGACAAGATCAGTCTCCAGCAAG ATGAAGACGTACTGGACACCTGGTTCTCCTCTGGCCTCTTCCCCTTCTCCATCCTGGGCTGGCCCAACCAG TCAGAAGATCTGAGTGTGTTCTACCCGGGGACGCTGCTGGAGACGGGCCACGATATCCTCTTCTTCTGGGTGGCCAGGATGGTCATGCTTGGCCTGAAGCTCACTGGCAGGCTGCCCTTCAGAGAG GTCTACCTCCACGCCATCGTGCGGGATGCCCACGGCCGGAAGATGAGCAAGTCTCTAGGCAACGTCATTGACCCCCTGGACGTTATCCACGGAGTCTCCCTGCAG GGCCTCCACGACCAGTTACTGAACAGCAACCTGGATCCCAGCGAGGTGGAAAAGGCTAAAGAAGGGCAG AAGGCAGATTTCCCGGCGGGGATCCCTGAGTGTGGCACCGATGCTCTCCGGTTTGGACTGTGCGCCTACACGTCCCAGG GCCGTGACATCAACCTGGATGTGAACCGGATATTGGGATACCGCCATTTCTGCAACAAGCTCTGGAACGCCACCAAGTTTGCCCTCCGTGGCCTTGGGAAGGATTTTGTGCCCTCACCCACCTCTGAG CCTGGAGGCCGCGGGAGCCTGGTGGACCGCTGGATCCGCAGCCGGCTGACCGAAGCTGTGAGGCTCAGCAACCAGGGTTTCCAGGCCTACGACTTCCCAGCTGTCACCACCGCCCAGTACAGCTTCTGGCTCTACGAGCTCTGTGATGTGTACCTG gagtGCCTGAAGCCTGTGCTGAGTGGGGTGGACCAGGTGGCGGCTGAGCACGCCCGCCAGACCCTCTACACCTGCCTGGACGTCGGCCTGCGGCTGCTCTCGCCCTTCATGCCCTTTGTGACCGAGGAGCTGTTCCAGAGGCTGCCCCGGCGCACGCCACAAGCTCCCCCTAGCCTCTGCGTTACCTCCTACCCGGAGCCCTCGGAG TGCTCCTGGAAGGACCCTGAGGCGGAAGGCGCCTTCGAGCTGGCCCTGAGCATCACTCGAGCCGTGCGCTCCCTGCGTGCCGACTACAACCTCACCCGGATCCGGCCCGACTGTGAGCCTCAGGCCCCCGTGTCCCCCGTCCCCTCAGCCCACTCTGGGACCCGTGTCCAGTGTGGCTGTCTcgtctcctttctccctcccacgCAGGTTTCCTGGAAGTGGCTGATGAGGCCACAGGCGCCCTGGCATCAGCAGTGTCGGGCTATGTGCAGACGCTGGCCAGCGCGG CTGCAGGGCCTGGTAGACCCGGCCCGGGAGCTGGGCAAACTGCAGGCCAAGCGCAGTGAGGCACAGCGGCAGGCCCAGCGTCTACGGGAACGCCGCGCTGCCTCGGGCTACGCTGTCAAGGTGCCCCTCAAAGTCCAGGAGGCAGATGAAGCCAAG CTCCAGCAGACAGAAGCAGAGCTCAGGAAGGTCGATGAGGCCATCTCCCTATTTCAGAAGATGCTGTGA
- the VARS1 gene encoding valine--tRNA ligase isoform X3: MSVLYVSPHPDAFPSLRALIAARYGEHGEGPGWGGAHPRICLQPPPTSRSPFPPPRLPALEQGPGGLWVWGATAVAQLLWPAGLGGPGGSRAAVLVQQWVSYADTELIPAACGATLPALGLRSSGQDPQAALAALGRALSPLEEWLRLHTYLAGEAPTLADLAAVTALLLPFRYVLDPSARRIWGNVTRWFITCVQQPEFRAVLGEVAVYSGARPLSQQPGSEVPAPPKTAAQLKKEAKKREKLEKFQQKQKVQQQQPPPGEQKKPKPEKREKRDPGVITYDLPTPPGEKKDVSGTMPDSYSPQYVEAAWYPWWEQQGFFRPEYGRSSVSAPNPRGIFMMCIPPPNVTGSLHLGHALTNAIQDSLTRWHRMRGETTLWNPGCDHAGIATQVVVEKKLWREQGLSRHQLGREAFLREVWKWKEEKGDRIYHQLKKLGSSLDWNRACFTMDPKLSAAVTEAFVQLHEEGVIYRSTRLVNWSCTLNSAISDIEVDKKELTGRTLLSVPGYKEKVEFGVLVSFAYKVQGSDSDEEVLVATTRIETMLGDVAVAVHPKDPRYQHLKGKSVTHPFVPRSLPVIFDDFVDMEFGTGAVKITPAHDQNDYEVGQRHGLEAISIMDAQGALVNVPPPFLGLPRFEARKAVLAALKERGLFRGTEDNPMVVPLCNRSKDVVEPLLRPQWYVRCGEMAQAASAAVTRGDLRILPEAHQRTWHAWMDNIRDWCISRQLWWGHRIPAYFVTVSDPAVPPGEDPDGRYWVSGRTKAEALEKAAEEFGVSPDKISLQQDEDVLDTWFSSGLFPFSILGWPNQSEDLSVFYPGTLLETGHDILFFWVARMVMLGLKLTGRLPFREVYLHAIVRDAHGRKMSKSLGNVIDPLDVIHGVSLQGLHDQLLNSNLDPSEVEKAKEGQKADFPAGIPECGTDALRFGLCAYTSQGRDINLDVNRILGYRHFCNKLWNATKFALRGLGKDFVPSPTSEPGGRGSLVDRWIRSRLTEAVRLSNQGFQAYDFPAVTTAQYSFWLYELCDVYLECLKPVLSGVDQVAAEHARQTLYTCLDVGLRLLSPFMPFVTEELFQRLPRRTPQAPPSLCVTSYPEPSECSWKDPEAEGAFELALSITRAVRSLRADYNLTRIRPDCFLEVADEATGALASAVSGYVQTLASAGIVAVLALGAPAPQGCAVALASDRCSVHLQLQGLVDPARELGKLQAKRSEAQRQAQRLRERRAASGYAVKVPLKVQEADEAKLQQTEAELRKVDEAISLFQKML, encoded by the exons atgtccgttctctacgtctctCCTCACCCCGATGCCTTCCCCAGCCTCCGAGCCCTTATAGCTGCTCGCTACGGGGAGCATGGGGAGGGTCCGGGATGGGGAGGAGCCCACCCCCGCATCTGTCTCCAGCCGCCCCCGACCAGCAGGAGTCCCTTTCCGCCACCCCGCCTGCCCGCCCTGGAACAGGGGCCCGGTGGGCTCTGGGTGTGGGGggccactgctgtggcccagctgCTGTGGCCAGCAGGCCTGGGGGGCCCTGGGGGTAGTCGGGCAGCCGTCCTCGTCCAACAGTGGGTCAGTTACGCAGACACGGAGCTGATACCAGCTGCCTGTGGGGCAACGCTGCCAGCCTTGGGACTCCGAAGCTCTGGCCAGGACCCCCAG GCTGCACTTGCGGCCCTCGGCAGGGCCCTGAGCCCCTTGGAAGAGTGGCTTCGGCTGCACACCTACTTGGCTGGAGAGGCCCCCACTCTGGCTGACCTGGCGGCTGTCACAGCTTTGCTGCTGCCTTTCCGTTAT GTCCTGGACCCCTCTGCCCGCCGGATTTGGGGTAATGTCACTCGCTGGTTTATCACATGTGTCCAGCAGCCAGAATTCCGGGCCGTGCTGGGAGAGGTGGCTGTGTATTCAGGGGCCAGGCCTCTCTCCCAACAGCCAG GCTCTGAGGTCCCTGCACCCCCAAAGACAGCTGCTCAACTcaagaaagaggcaaagaaacGGGAGAAGCTAGAGAAATTCCAACAGAAGCAGAAGGTCCAACAGCAGCAGCCACCCCCTGGGGAG CAGAAGAAGCCAAAaccagagaagagggagaaacgGGATCCTGGGGTCATTACCTATGACCTCCCAACCCCACCTGGAGAAAAGAAAG aTGTCAGTGGCACCATGCCTGACTCCTACAGCCCTCAGTATGTGGAGGCTGCCTGGTACCCTTGGTGGGAGCAGCAGGGCTTCTTCAGGCCCGAGTATGGG CGTTCCAGTGTGTCAGCACCAAATCCTCGGGGCATCTTCATGATGTGCATTCCACCCCCCAACGTGACAGGCTCTCTGCACCTGGGCCACGCGCTCACCAACGCCATCCAGGACTCCCTGACCCGATG GCACCGCATGCGCGGGGAGACCACCCTGTGGAATCCTGGCTGTGACCACGCGGGCATTGCCACCCAGGTGGTGGTGGAGAAGAAACTCTGGCGGGAGCAGGGGCTGAGTCGGCACCAGCTGGGCCGAGAGGCCTTTCTGCGGGAGGTCTGGAAGTGGAAGGAGGA GAAAGGTGACCGGATTTACCACCAGCTGAAGAAGCTTGGCAGCTCCTTGGACTGGAATCGAGCCTGTTTCACCATGGATCCT AAACTGTCAGCAGCCGTGACGGAGGCCTTTGTCCAGCTCCATGAGGAAGGAGTCATCTACCGTAGTACCCGCCTTGTCAACTGGTCCTGCACCCTCAACTCTGCCATCTCGGACATCGAG GTGGATAAGAAGGAGTTGACAGGCCGCACACTGCTCTCTGTGCCTGGCTACAAGGAGAAGGTGGAGTTTGGGGTCCTCGTCTCCTTTGCTTACAAGGTCCAAGGCTCAG ACAGCGACGAGGAGGTGCTGGTGGCAACAACTCGGATTGAGACGATGCTGGGAGACGTGGCCGTAGCCGTGCACCCCAAAGACCCCAGATACCAG CACCTGAAGGGGAAGAGCGTGACCCACCCGTTCGTGCCTCGGAGCCTCCCCGTCATCTTCGATGATTTTGTGGACATGGAGTTCGGCACAG GCGCGGTGAAGATCACCCCTGCACACGACCAGAATGACTATGAGGTTGGGCAGCGGCATGGGCTGGAGGCCATCAGCATCATGGACGCCCAAGGGGCCCTTGTCAACGTGCCCCCACCTTTCCTG GGCCTGCCCAGGTTTGAGGCCAGAAAGGCAGTGTTGGCGGCGCTGAAGGAGCGGGGACTGTTCCGTGGCACTGAGGACAACCCCATGGTGGTGCCACTTTGCAA CCGCTCCAAGGATGTGGTGGAGCCTCTCCTGCGGCCGCAGTGGTACGTGCGCTGTGGGGAGATGGCCCAGGCCGCCAGCGCTGCTGTGACACGGGGCGACCTCCGCATCCTGCCCGAGGCCCATCAACGCACATGGCATGCCTGGATGGACAACATCAG GGACTGGTGCATCTCCCGGCAGCTGTGGTGGGGCCATCGCATTCCAGCCTATTTCGTCACTGTCAGTGACCCAGCTGTACCCCCAGGGGAG GACCCTGATGGGCGGTACTGGGTGAGCGGGCGCACCAAGGCCGAGGCTCTGGAGAAGGCAGCCGAGGAGTTCGGAGTGTCCCCGGACAAGATCAGTCTCCAGCAAG ATGAAGACGTACTGGACACCTGGTTCTCCTCTGGCCTCTTCCCCTTCTCCATCCTGGGCTGGCCCAACCAG TCAGAAGATCTGAGTGTGTTCTACCCGGGGACGCTGCTGGAGACGGGCCACGATATCCTCTTCTTCTGGGTGGCCAGGATGGTCATGCTTGGCCTGAAGCTCACTGGCAGGCTGCCCTTCAGAGAG GTCTACCTCCACGCCATCGTGCGGGATGCCCACGGCCGGAAGATGAGCAAGTCTCTAGGCAACGTCATTGACCCCCTGGACGTTATCCACGGAGTCTCCCTGCAG GGCCTCCACGACCAGTTACTGAACAGCAACCTGGATCCCAGCGAGGTGGAAAAGGCTAAAGAAGGGCAG AAGGCAGATTTCCCGGCGGGGATCCCTGAGTGTGGCACCGATGCTCTCCGGTTTGGACTGTGCGCCTACACGTCCCAGG GCCGTGACATCAACCTGGATGTGAACCGGATATTGGGATACCGCCATTTCTGCAACAAGCTCTGGAACGCCACCAAGTTTGCCCTCCGTGGCCTTGGGAAGGATTTTGTGCCCTCACCCACCTCTGAG CCTGGAGGCCGCGGGAGCCTGGTGGACCGCTGGATCCGCAGCCGGCTGACCGAAGCTGTGAGGCTCAGCAACCAGGGTTTCCAGGCCTACGACTTCCCAGCTGTCACCACCGCCCAGTACAGCTTCTGGCTCTACGAGCTCTGTGATGTGTACCTG gagtGCCTGAAGCCTGTGCTGAGTGGGGTGGACCAGGTGGCGGCTGAGCACGCCCGCCAGACCCTCTACACCTGCCTGGACGTCGGCCTGCGGCTGCTCTCGCCCTTCATGCCCTTTGTGACCGAGGAGCTGTTCCAGAGGCTGCCCCGGCGCACGCCACAAGCTCCCCCTAGCCTCTGCGTTACCTCCTACCCGGAGCCCTCGGAG TGCTCCTGGAAGGACCCTGAGGCGGAAGGCGCCTTCGAGCTGGCCCTGAGCATCACTCGAGCCGTGCGCTCCCTGCGTGCCGACTACAACCTCACCCGGATCCGGCCCGACT GTTTCCTGGAAGTGGCTGATGAGGCCACAGGCGCCCTGGCATCAGCAGTGTCGGGCTATGTGCAGACGCTGGCCAGCGCGGGTATAGTGGCTGTCCTGGCGCTGGGGGCTCCTGCACCCCAGGGCTGCGCTGTGGCCCTGGCTTCTGACCGCTGCTCTGTCCACCTGCAGCTGCAGGGCCTGGTAGACCCGGCCCGGGAGCTGGGCAAACTGCAGGCCAAGCGCAGTGAGGCACAGCGGCAGGCCCAGCGTCTACGGGAACGCCGCGCTGCCTCGGGCTACGCTGTCAAGGTGCCCCTCAAAGTCCAGGAGGCAGATGAAGCCAAG CTCCAGCAGACAGAAGCAGAGCTCAGGAAGGTCGATGAGGCCATCTCCCTATTTCAGAAGATGCTGTGA